One part of the Esox lucius isolate fEsoLuc1 chromosome 10, fEsoLuc1.pri, whole genome shotgun sequence genome encodes these proteins:
- the cdca7b gene encoding cell division cycle-associated 7-like protein: MLLSAKTPRALAAIFESPSDDEDFLGFATSASSDSESDDCRDSLALVHSGKPAVVFNSKFVTSELVSLFSHSDSEREEFEGFSEEEEQEKRASRSKTKTMCLTSAEGSDGDTGFYSEGEEPATYKRRSLCVAFRFPTKRLSAQKGQTPNKPQPTAAPPPERRTNDRLHLKRGVSQVSRGRVTQGQKEPLKKEEEEGKMEVESPVLNKRAKNIQENKAMLAKLFADLTNMAELTPSPTKKRRVSEKPTPRRRGVCGAAEGGGRRNPSRAARPPEKFGVEEKSPSTSRQNRSLRTVDIKKLLEVDGELTRGAKKRASSGKRRKITHVRSVDDITEEELDNVAERAKDKILDKDYGSTCHQCRQKTLDTKTVCRSGVCSGGKGQFCGPCLRNRYGEDVRTALLDPDWGCPICRGVCNCSLCRRREGRCATGILVHLAQHKGHSNVQDYLESIQKDL, from the exons ATGCTCTTATCAGCCAAG ACCCCAAGAGCCCTGGCGGCCATATTTGAGAGTCCCAGTGATGATGAGGACTTCCTGGGTTTTGCCACGTCAGCATCTAGTGATAGCGAATCAGATGACTGCAGGGATAGCCTTGCCTTGGTGCATTCTGGGAAGCCG gCTGTGGTTTTCAACTCAAAGTTTGTGACCTCTGAGTTGGTTAGTCTGTTCAGCCATTCAGACAGTGAGCGAGAGGAGTTTGAGGGCTTCAGTGAGGAAGAAGAGCAGGAGAAGAGAGCTTCCAGAAGCAAGACGAAGACTATG TGCCTGACATCAGCAGAGGGCAGTGATGGGGACACTGGGTTTTACTCTGAGGGGGAGGAGCCAGCCACATACAAGAGGAGGAGTCTCTGTGTCGCTTtcag GTTTCCCACCAAAAGACTATCCGCCCAGAAAGGGCAGACGCCAAACAAACCTCAGCCAACTGCCGCCCCTCCCCCAGAGAGGAGAACCAATGACAGGCTGCATCTGAAAAGGGGTGTGTCTCAGGTGTCCAGGGGGAGAGTCACACAAGGCCAGAAAGAGCCTCTGaaaaaagaggaggaagaagggaaAATGGAAGTCGAGTCTCCGGTTCTAAATAAACGGGCAAAGAACATTCAGGAGAACAAAGCCATG TTGGCCAAGCTATTCGCTGACCTCACCAACATGGCTGAACTCACGCCTTCTCCCACA AAGAAGAGGCGTGTGAGTGAGAAGCCGACGCCTCGGCGAAGGGGTGTGTGCGGGGCAGcagagggaggtgggaggaggaaCCCATCCCGTGCGGCCAGACCACCCGAGAAGTTTGGGGTGGAGGAGAAAAGTCCCTCCACCTCGCGACAAAATAGATCTTTGAGGACTGTCGACATCAAGAAACTACTGGAG GTGGATGGTGAGCTGACTAGAGGTGCGAAGAAGAGGGCAAGCAGCGGCAAGAGGAGGAAGATTACACATGTAAGATCAGTTGATGACATTACAGAGGAAGAACTGGACAACGTGGCAGAACGCGCCAAAGACAAGATTCTGGACAAGGACTAT ggcAGCACGTGTCACCAGTGTCGACAGAAGACTCTGGACACCAAGACGGTGTGTCGTAGTGGAGTGTGTTCAGGGGGCAAAGGTCAATTCTGTGGGCCCTGTCTGAGGAACCGCTATGGGGAGGACGTACGCACAGCACTGCTTGACCCG GACTGGGGGTGTCCCATTTGTAGAGGTGTCTGTAACTGCAGTCTGTGTCGACGGAGAGAAGGACGCTGTGCAACAGGAATACTTGTCCATTTGGCTCAACACAAGGGCCACAGCAACGTCCAGGATTATctggagag CATCCAGAAAGATCTTTGA